The following are encoded together in the Kribbella sp. CA-293567 genome:
- the ligA gene encoding NAD-dependent DNA ligase LigA: MDAGERIQELADQIVVLRDAYYRGSPTVADAEYDAIEDELRALIQAHPELAPDPNPLEQVGAPAVLHAPIRHSRPMLSLEKATRPEQVEAFFGRFPGQSVVVMPKLDGLSLALVYENGRLARAITRGDGTTGDDVTPLVRALADGVPDRLDVPGRIEVRGEAVMLRSTFAAYNAAHPDKPLINPRNAAAGTLRAKDPATVAERRLQFLAFDLLSDPGNTDADLERALKTMGFTVADMRHCADATAAQAVISTIEQQRNDLDYDLDGAVLRLADRDAFAAAGTRSSSPRGAMAFKFAAEEKTTVLADVVWDVGKTGKIAPVAWLEPVFVGGTTVTRATLANQEVIRARDIKIGDTVLVRRAGDVIPFVAGVLDASRRTGAEQDIVPPSVCPSCAQELTEQGNSRELFCTNVACPAQTVRRLIHWASRAAADIDAIGGVWIERLAEAGILEHPSDFYRLTKEGLLEFDRIGEVSAARMIESIDASRQVGLRRALIGLAIPMASEGTATRLCRAGFGSLEEVADAGVDGLVAVEDIGPKVAASLIEHLARLRPELERLRAAGVSLDVREEDLPPVVAAGAPLAGKTVVVTGAISDPRSGEKVARPAFQRLCERAGATIASSVSATTDLLITGADVGAAKLTKAEKLGVTVVDQSEIWQQLQAADLLNR, from the coding sequence GTGGACGCTGGGGAACGCATTCAGGAGCTGGCCGATCAGATCGTCGTGCTACGCGACGCCTACTACCGGGGATCGCCGACGGTGGCGGACGCGGAGTACGACGCGATCGAGGACGAGCTGCGGGCACTGATCCAGGCCCATCCGGAGCTGGCGCCCGACCCGAACCCGCTGGAGCAGGTGGGCGCGCCCGCGGTGCTGCACGCGCCGATCCGGCACTCGCGGCCGATGCTGTCGCTGGAGAAGGCGACCCGGCCCGAGCAGGTGGAGGCGTTCTTCGGCCGCTTCCCCGGCCAGTCGGTCGTGGTGATGCCGAAGCTGGACGGGCTGTCCCTGGCCCTGGTCTACGAGAACGGCCGGCTCGCCCGCGCGATCACCCGCGGCGACGGGACGACCGGCGACGACGTGACGCCGCTGGTCCGTGCGCTGGCCGACGGAGTGCCGGACCGCCTCGACGTACCGGGCCGGATCGAGGTCCGCGGTGAGGCGGTGATGCTGCGGTCCACCTTCGCCGCCTACAACGCCGCCCACCCGGACAAGCCGCTGATCAACCCGCGGAACGCCGCGGCGGGCACGCTGCGGGCCAAGGACCCCGCGACGGTTGCCGAGCGGCGCCTGCAGTTCCTCGCCTTCGACCTGCTCAGCGACCCCGGCAACACCGATGCGGATCTCGAGCGCGCCCTGAAGACGATGGGCTTCACCGTCGCCGACATGCGGCACTGCGCGGACGCGACCGCGGCGCAGGCCGTGATCAGCACGATCGAGCAGCAGCGCAACGACCTTGACTACGACCTGGACGGCGCCGTACTGCGGCTGGCCGACCGCGACGCGTTCGCGGCGGCCGGCACCCGGTCGAGCTCGCCGCGGGGCGCGATGGCGTTCAAGTTCGCCGCCGAGGAGAAGACCACCGTGCTGGCCGACGTGGTCTGGGACGTCGGCAAGACCGGCAAGATCGCCCCGGTCGCCTGGCTGGAGCCGGTCTTCGTCGGCGGTACGACCGTCACCCGCGCCACGCTGGCCAACCAGGAAGTGATCCGCGCCCGCGACATCAAGATCGGCGACACAGTGCTGGTCCGGCGGGCCGGTGACGTGATCCCGTTCGTCGCCGGCGTGCTGGACGCCTCCCGGCGGACCGGCGCGGAGCAGGACATCGTGCCGCCCTCGGTCTGCCCGTCCTGCGCGCAGGAGCTGACCGAGCAGGGCAACAGCCGCGAACTCTTCTGCACCAACGTCGCCTGCCCCGCCCAGACCGTCCGGCGGCTGATCCACTGGGCGTCGCGGGCGGCCGCCGACATCGACGCGATCGGTGGGGTCTGGATCGAACGGCTCGCGGAGGCGGGGATCCTGGAACACCCCTCGGACTTCTACCGGCTGACCAAGGAAGGGCTGCTGGAGTTCGACCGGATCGGCGAGGTCTCCGCCGCCCGGATGATCGAGTCGATCGACGCGAGCCGCCAGGTCGGCCTCCGCCGGGCGCTGATCGGGCTGGCGATCCCGATGGCCTCCGAAGGCACCGCCACCCGGCTGTGCCGGGCGGGTTTCGGTTCGCTGGAAGAGGTCGCCGACGCGGGAGTGGACGGGCTGGTCGCCGTGGAGGACATCGGCCCCAAGGTGGCCGCCTCCCTGATCGAGCACCTGGCCCGCCTGCGCCCCGAACTCGAGCGCCTCCGCGCGGCCGGGGTCTCGCTCGACGTCCGCGAAGAAGACCTGCCGCCGGTGGTCGCGGCCGGCGCCCCGCTGGCCGGCAAGACGGTGGTCGTCACCGGCGCGATCAGCGACCCACGCTCCGGCGAGAAGGTCGCCCGCCCCGCCTTCCAGCGCCTCTGCGAGCGGGCCGGCGCGACCATCGCCTCCTCGGTCTCGGCGACCACCGACCTGCTGATCACCGGCGCCGACGTGGGCGCCGCCAAACTCACCAAGGCCGAGAAGCTCGGCGTCACCGTCGTCGACCAGTCCGAGATCTGGCAGCAACTCCAGGCCGCCGACCTGCTCAACCGCTGA
- the recD gene encoding exodeoxyribonuclease V subunit alpha, giving the protein MTTPVVDEFDSAFALTATGVLRDFNRAGVILAADVHVATRLTKLLAESNESVALACALVARAVRAGSICLDLTEVRAEVGEDGDELPWPELDDWLAALTASPLLAAPHPLHLEDTRLYFDRYWREEGQVEQDLRHRAGLAAPVIADEAALLAGLERLFPGTSYVEQRLAAETATRQWTTVLTGGPGTGKTTTVAGLLALLAEQAELAGHRRPWIALTAPTGKAAGRLEEAVRDEMSARLTSQDTDRLGEFHARTLHMLLGGRPDSSTRFRHDRDNRLPHDIIVVDETSMVSLTMMARLLEAVRPEARLILVGDPDQLASIEAGAVLADLVEGLVAGGHTAAAELRTPHRFGSEIGDLALAVREDRADDVLAVLRGGGDRVHFVADDDPADALRPVLLPDVLAIRRAAESGDTEAALAALDRHRLLCAHREGRWGVNYWNRTVERWITEETEDPLWDTWYVGRPVLVTANDYALGIYNGDVGVTIRRPDGSLRVCIDSSRGRLDFAPSRLGNIETLHAMTIHKAQGSQAKEVTVLMPGEESRLLTRELFYTAVTRAQERVRVVGTEDAVRLALGRRALRATGLRQRLTAAEPTADCR; this is encoded by the coding sequence GTGACCACACCCGTCGTCGACGAGTTCGACTCGGCCTTCGCGCTGACCGCGACCGGAGTACTGCGTGACTTCAACCGGGCCGGCGTGATCCTGGCCGCCGACGTCCATGTCGCCACCAGACTCACCAAACTGCTTGCTGAGAGCAACGAATCGGTCGCGCTCGCCTGCGCCCTGGTGGCGCGGGCGGTCCGGGCCGGATCCATCTGTCTCGACCTCACCGAGGTCCGCGCGGAGGTCGGCGAGGACGGCGACGAACTGCCCTGGCCCGAACTGGACGACTGGCTCGCGGCGCTGACGGCCAGCCCGTTGCTCGCCGCTCCGCATCCACTGCACCTCGAGGACACCCGGCTGTACTTCGATCGCTACTGGCGCGAAGAAGGACAGGTCGAGCAGGACCTGCGCCACCGGGCCGGCCTGGCCGCGCCGGTGATCGCCGACGAGGCGGCTCTGCTGGCGGGACTCGAACGGCTCTTCCCCGGTACGTCGTACGTCGAGCAGCGGCTGGCGGCCGAGACCGCCACCCGGCAATGGACGACGGTCCTCACCGGCGGTCCGGGCACCGGCAAGACCACCACGGTCGCCGGCCTGCTGGCGCTGCTCGCGGAGCAGGCCGAGCTCGCCGGGCACCGTCGTCCCTGGATCGCGCTGACCGCGCCGACCGGCAAGGCCGCGGGGCGCCTGGAGGAAGCGGTCCGGGACGAGATGTCCGCGCGGCTGACCTCGCAGGACACCGACCGGCTGGGCGAGTTCCACGCCCGCACCCTGCACATGCTGCTCGGTGGCCGCCCCGACTCCTCGACCCGCTTCCGGCACGACCGCGACAACCGGCTGCCGCACGACATCATCGTGGTCGACGAGACCTCGATGGTCTCACTGACGATGATGGCGCGGCTGCTGGAGGCGGTCCGGCCGGAGGCCCGGCTGATCCTGGTCGGCGACCCCGACCAGCTCGCCTCCATCGAGGCCGGCGCGGTGCTGGCCGACCTGGTCGAGGGGCTGGTGGCCGGCGGCCACACCGCGGCCGCCGAACTGCGCACCCCGCACCGGTTCGGCAGCGAGATCGGGGACCTCGCGCTCGCCGTCCGCGAGGACCGGGCCGACGACGTTCTCGCCGTACTGCGTGGCGGTGGTGACCGCGTGCACTTCGTGGCGGACGACGACCCGGCCGACGCGCTGCGTCCGGTGCTGCTTCCCGACGTCCTCGCGATCCGCCGGGCCGCGGAGTCCGGTGACACCGAGGCTGCCCTGGCCGCGCTCGACCGGCACCGGCTGCTCTGCGCCCACCGCGAGGGCCGGTGGGGCGTCAACTACTGGAACCGGACCGTCGAGCGCTGGATCACCGAGGAGACCGAGGACCCGCTCTGGGACACCTGGTACGTCGGCCGCCCGGTGCTGGTGACCGCCAACGACTACGCCCTCGGCATCTACAACGGCGACGTCGGCGTCACGATCCGGCGCCCCGACGGCTCGCTGCGGGTCTGCATCGACAGTTCGCGCGGCCGCCTCGACTTCGCCCCGAGCCGGCTCGGCAACATCGAGACCCTGCACGCCATGACCATCCACAAGGCCCAGGGCAGCCAGGCCAAGGAAGTGACCGTCCTGATGCCGGGCGAGGAGTCGCGGCTGCTGACCCGTGAACTCTTCTACACAGCGGTCACCCGCGCTCAGGAGCGCGTCCGGGTGGTCGGCACCGAGGACGCCGTCCGGCTGGCCCTCGGCCGCCGGGCCCTCCGCGCCACCGGGCTGCGGCAACGCCTCACCGCCGCCGAGCCCACGGCGGATTGTCGGTAG
- a CDS encoding UvrD-helicase domain-containing protein produces the protein MMEPFDLLGELPAGTIVLEASAGTGKTYALAGLVTRFVAEGRARLDEMLLITFGRAASQELRERVRAQLLEAELALADPTRWSDDTGLLGHLVRGSADELDARHLRLRDALANFDAATIATTHQFCQLVLRSLGVAGDTDAGVTLVDDLTDLVTEVVDDLYLRLFGSSADQPPISRGTALEIALKAVANPHTRLVPGEYAEGSLEGVRVEFAQAVLAEMERRKRRLGVLGYDDLLTRLAAALEDPGAPARQQLQRRWSVVMVDEFQDTDPVQWKVIDAAFNGQSTLVLIGDPKQAIYAFRGGDIATYLAAAKTAGQRRTLDTNWRSDQPLVDCLQVVLGGAQLGHQDIVVHPVAAFHQGTRIAGAPSGAPFRLRVVRREQFGSSRRKSIPMDDLRDHIARDLAADLGRLLTSGATYAGQPLRAGDVAVIVETHKDARVCREQLALAGIPAVYSGDLDIFASQAAQDWLCLLEAFEQPHRSGLVRAAATTMFFGETAAGLRAGGEDLTDRTGQTLRAWADRLRTSGVAAVFEAAQLHGMTERVLAWRGGERDMTDLAHLAELLHETAHREGFGLPALLDWLRDECNGSRRTAERTRRLDSDAAAVQIMTVWVSKGLQYPVVYLPFGFTRHVVEDTELLVFHQDGERRLDVGGKRHRGHSANQKRWRAEEAGDDIRLTYVALTRAKSQVVAWWAPSWDEINGGISRLLRGRKQGEAIVPDTLDRATDDEEVLIWLRRWQQAGGPVVEESVVADQVEPVREELPGGLEVNTFIREVDVTWRRTSYSGLIRAAEQEVGGVGSEPEESQLEDESVDPVLVPEVAPAEALPSPMDGLPAGATFGSLVHAVLEDADPHAPDLQAELTAQVREQLRFWRVDVTPDALATAMLPMHSTPLGPLAPGLTLRDLGRADRLRELDFEIPLAGGDQTVATDVRLGQLAPLLRAHLPAGDPLLAYADRLDQPLLGRQSLRGYLSGSIDVVLRIPHGDTHRFVVVDYKTNRLGDPEQPATSAEYGPEQLAAAMLHSDYPLQAMLYSVVLHRYLRWRLPGYDASVHLGGVIYLYLRGMCGPETPIVDGHPAGVFSWPMPTALVLALSELLDGSAP, from the coding sequence ATGATGGAACCTTTCGACCTGCTCGGTGAGCTCCCGGCCGGCACGATCGTGCTGGAGGCGAGCGCCGGTACCGGCAAGACCTACGCCCTGGCCGGCCTGGTCACGCGTTTCGTGGCGGAGGGTCGCGCCAGGCTCGACGAGATGCTGCTGATCACCTTCGGCCGCGCGGCCAGCCAGGAACTCCGCGAACGCGTGCGGGCCCAGCTGCTCGAGGCCGAACTCGCCCTGGCCGATCCCACGCGATGGAGCGACGACACCGGCCTGCTCGGCCACCTGGTCCGCGGCAGCGCGGACGAGCTCGATGCCAGGCATCTGCGGCTCCGCGACGCGCTGGCCAACTTCGACGCCGCCACCATCGCCACCACCCACCAGTTCTGCCAGCTCGTACTGCGCTCGCTCGGTGTCGCGGGTGACACCGACGCCGGCGTCACCCTGGTCGACGACCTGACCGATCTCGTCACCGAGGTGGTCGACGACCTCTACCTCCGGCTCTTCGGAAGCTCGGCCGACCAGCCGCCCATCAGCCGCGGTACGGCGCTGGAGATCGCCCTGAAAGCGGTGGCGAACCCGCACACCCGGCTGGTCCCCGGCGAGTACGCCGAGGGTTCGCTGGAAGGCGTCCGGGTCGAGTTCGCCCAAGCGGTGCTGGCCGAGATGGAACGCCGCAAGCGCCGCCTCGGCGTCCTCGGCTACGACGACCTGCTCACCCGGCTGGCCGCCGCATTGGAAGATCCCGGCGCCCCGGCCCGGCAGCAGTTGCAGCGCCGCTGGTCGGTCGTGATGGTCGACGAGTTCCAGGACACCGATCCGGTGCAGTGGAAGGTGATCGACGCCGCTTTCAACGGCCAGAGCACGCTGGTGCTGATCGGCGATCCCAAACAGGCCATCTACGCCTTCCGCGGCGGCGACATCGCGACGTACCTCGCAGCGGCGAAGACCGCGGGACAGCGGCGGACCCTCGACACCAACTGGCGTAGCGACCAGCCGCTGGTCGACTGTCTCCAGGTCGTCCTCGGCGGCGCCCAGCTCGGCCATCAGGACATCGTCGTCCACCCCGTCGCCGCCTTCCATCAGGGCACCCGGATCGCCGGAGCGCCCTCCGGCGCGCCCTTCCGGCTCCGCGTCGTACGCCGGGAGCAGTTCGGTTCGTCGCGGCGCAAGAGCATCCCGATGGACGACCTCCGCGACCACATCGCTCGCGATCTGGCCGCCGATCTCGGCCGGTTGCTGACCTCCGGCGCGACGTACGCCGGTCAGCCGCTGCGGGCCGGCGACGTCGCGGTGATCGTCGAGACCCACAAGGACGCGCGAGTCTGCCGCGAACAACTGGCTCTGGCCGGCATCCCCGCCGTCTACTCGGGTGATCTCGACATCTTCGCGTCGCAGGCCGCACAGGACTGGCTCTGCCTGCTGGAGGCCTTCGAGCAGCCGCATCGCTCGGGCCTGGTCCGTGCTGCCGCGACCACGATGTTCTTCGGCGAGACGGCCGCCGGCCTCCGGGCCGGTGGCGAGGACCTGACCGATCGCACCGGACAAACGCTGCGAGCCTGGGCCGACCGGCTGCGGACGAGCGGCGTGGCAGCGGTCTTCGAGGCCGCGCAGCTGCACGGGATGACCGAACGCGTCCTCGCCTGGCGCGGCGGTGAACGTGACATGACCGACCTCGCCCATCTGGCCGAGCTGCTGCACGAGACGGCCCACCGCGAAGGTTTCGGTCTGCCCGCTCTGCTCGACTGGCTGCGGGACGAGTGCAACGGCAGCCGCCGGACGGCAGAGCGCACTCGCCGGCTCGACAGCGACGCTGCCGCCGTCCAGATCATGACCGTGTGGGTCAGCAAGGGGCTGCAGTATCCGGTCGTCTACCTGCCGTTCGGCTTCACCCGCCACGTCGTCGAGGACACCGAGTTGCTGGTCTTCCACCAGGACGGCGAACGCCGGCTGGACGTCGGTGGCAAGAGACATCGCGGCCACTCGGCCAACCAGAAACGCTGGCGGGCCGAGGAGGCCGGCGACGACATCCGGCTGACCTACGTCGCGCTGACCCGGGCCAAGTCCCAGGTGGTGGCCTGGTGGGCGCCGTCCTGGGACGAGATCAACGGCGGGATCTCGCGGCTGCTGCGCGGCCGCAAGCAGGGCGAGGCGATCGTCCCCGACACGCTGGACCGGGCCACCGACGACGAGGAAGTGCTGATCTGGCTGCGGCGCTGGCAGCAGGCAGGCGGTCCGGTGGTCGAGGAGTCGGTCGTCGCCGACCAGGTCGAGCCCGTCCGGGAGGAGCTGCCGGGTGGGCTGGAGGTCAACACGTTCATCCGCGAGGTCGACGTCACCTGGCGGCGTACGTCGTACTCGGGGCTGATCCGCGCCGCAGAGCAGGAGGTGGGCGGGGTCGGCAGCGAACCCGAGGAGAGCCAGCTCGAGGACGAGTCCGTGGACCCGGTGCTGGTGCCCGAGGTCGCGCCGGCCGAGGCGCTGCCGTCCCCGATGGACGGGCTGCCGGCCGGAGCGACCTTCGGCTCGCTGGTCCATGCCGTGCTCGAAGACGCGGACCCGCACGCGCCCGACCTGCAGGCCGAGCTCACCGCGCAGGTTCGCGAGCAACTGCGGTTCTGGCGGGTCGACGTGACCCCCGATGCGCTGGCCACGGCGATGCTGCCGATGCACAGCACGCCACTCGGGCCGCTCGCTCCCGGTCTGACGCTGCGCGACCTGGGTCGTGCCGATCGGCTCCGGGAGCTCGACTTCGAGATCCCACTGGCCGGCGGCGACCAGACGGTGGCGACCGACGTACGGCTCGGGCAGTTGGCGCCGCTGCTGCGCGCCCACCTCCCGGCCGGCGACCCGCTGCTCGCGTACGCCGACCGGCTCGATCAGCCGTTGCTCGGCCGGCAGAGTCTGCGGGGCTACCTCTCCGGATCGATCGACGTCGTACTGCGGATCCCGCACGGCGACACCCATCGCTTCGTGGTGGTCGACTACAAGACCAACCGGCTCGGCGATCCGGAGCAACCCGCCACCTCCGCGGAGTACGGACCGGAGCAGCTCGCCGCCGCGATGCTGCACTCCGACTATCCACTGCAGGCGATGCTCTACTCCGTGGTGCTGCACCGGTACCTTCGCTGGCGGCTGCCCGGCTACGACGCGAGCGTACATCTGGGTGGGGTGATCTACCTCTATCTGCGCGGCATGTGCGGACCCGAGACGCCGATCGTCGACGGACATCCGGCCGGGGTGTTCAGCTGGCCGATGCCGACGGCGCTGGTGCTGGCACTGTCCGAACTGCTCGACGGGAGCGCGCCGTGA
- the recC gene encoding exodeoxyribonuclease V subunit gamma — protein sequence MTLFLHRAERTDVLADGLGQLLAVPLADPFAEELVVVPAKGVERWLSQQLAHRLGAATRRGDGVCAGVRFTTPRSLVSEVLGLGHDDPWAADAMAWPLLAVLDDSLDEAWCEPVARHLGHFDTGPEAELRQGRRYAVAARLARLFASYAEQRPTLLADWTASRDTDGRGESIDGDLAWQPELWRRLIHRMETPAPNARLAETLTRLREQPESFDLPPRLSLFGHTRLPVTEVELLSALAEHRDVHLWLPHPSNALWERLQSAEVPAGDRIDDKSFQEARHPLLATLGRDSRELQLTLTATQATDRHLPRPAAPDTLLGWLQHDLSSNTLASEGRRLAADDRSVQVHACHGTARQVDVLREVLLGMLQADPTLEPRDILVMCPDIETYAPLISARFGLADLNADGHPAHRLRVQLADRSLTKTNPLLGVASQLLGVAGSRATASQLLDLAQTEPVRRRFRFTDDDLDTITAWVRESGVRWAFDQDHREPYGLADYPQNTWRFGLDRILAGVTMSADAHAWINTTLPLDDVGSTRIELAGRFAEYVDRLQAATERLDGTRPLADWLDALRDGIDQLTRVVPDDNWQLSQVHREFADVTADAGDLARTPLKLPDVRALLSSHLAGRPSRASFRTGTLTVCTMVPMRSVPHRVVCLLGLDDGVFPRFGLADGDDVLARTPVTGERDVRSEDRQLLLDAILAATESLVITYTGANEYSGQRRPPAVPLGELLDVLDRTTETTVREAVLIKHPLQPFDRLNLEPGRLGTPGPFTFDPTALVAARAAAGSRPPRPEFLAGQVAVQDGEDLALADLLAFFRHPVKGYFRALDLTLPWEVDGVSDVLPVEIDNLQKWSVGDRLLRDMLSGVNPNDALQAEWRRGTLPPGRLGWRTATEVRDEAKQLAISAHPHRQASSRAFDVDVDLGGGRRLTGTVPSVHGYRLVSVSFSRLDAKQLLASWIQLLALSAHDEDHNWTAQVIGRGSRGPASRQLGPVGAEARALLADLAAIYDAGRREPLPIPLKTSFAWHQACRTNDDPMTAAGRRWRPDKYDGENADPAHVRVWGPYARLDALLDPTRPGEERPGEPTRLGAYAARIWEPMLRFEQGSR from the coding sequence GTGACTCTGTTCCTGCACCGCGCTGAGCGCACCGACGTGCTCGCCGACGGGCTGGGGCAACTGCTCGCCGTCCCCCTCGCCGACCCCTTCGCCGAGGAGCTGGTGGTGGTTCCCGCCAAGGGCGTGGAGCGTTGGCTGTCGCAGCAACTCGCACATCGGCTGGGCGCCGCGACACGGCGCGGTGACGGCGTCTGCGCCGGGGTCCGGTTCACCACTCCGCGCTCGCTGGTGTCCGAGGTCCTCGGTCTGGGCCATGACGATCCCTGGGCAGCGGACGCGATGGCCTGGCCGTTGCTGGCCGTGCTCGACGACTCCCTCGACGAAGCCTGGTGCGAGCCGGTCGCCCGGCACCTCGGCCACTTCGACACCGGCCCCGAGGCCGAACTCCGCCAAGGCCGCCGGTACGCCGTCGCGGCGCGGCTGGCCCGCCTCTTCGCCTCGTACGCCGAACAGCGCCCGACCCTGCTCGCCGACTGGACCGCGAGCCGCGACACCGACGGCCGCGGCGAGAGCATCGACGGCGACCTGGCCTGGCAACCCGAACTCTGGCGACGACTGATCCACCGGATGGAAACCCCTGCCCCGAACGCCCGCCTGGCCGAAACTCTCACCAGGCTTCGCGAACAGCCGGAGTCCTTCGACCTGCCGCCGCGACTCTCACTGTTCGGGCACACTCGCCTCCCGGTCACCGAGGTGGAGTTGCTCTCCGCCCTGGCCGAGCACCGCGACGTACATCTGTGGCTGCCCCATCCGAGCAATGCGCTGTGGGAACGCCTGCAGTCGGCAGAAGTCCCGGCAGGCGACAGGATCGACGACAAGAGCTTCCAGGAAGCCAGGCATCCGCTACTGGCCACGCTCGGCCGCGACAGCCGTGAGCTGCAACTGACTCTCACTGCCACTCAAGCGACCGATCGTCACCTTCCGAGGCCGGCGGCACCCGACACGCTTCTCGGCTGGTTGCAGCACGACCTGAGCAGCAACACCCTCGCCTCCGAGGGCCGCCGGCTGGCCGCCGACGACCGCAGTGTCCAGGTGCACGCTTGCCACGGCACCGCCCGGCAGGTCGACGTACTGCGTGAGGTCCTGCTGGGGATGCTGCAGGCCGACCCCACCCTGGAGCCGCGCGACATCCTCGTCATGTGTCCCGACATCGAGACGTACGCGCCCCTGATCAGTGCTCGCTTCGGTCTCGCGGACCTCAACGCCGACGGGCATCCCGCGCACCGGTTACGGGTCCAGCTCGCCGATCGATCGCTCACCAAGACCAATCCGCTGCTCGGGGTCGCGTCCCAGCTGCTCGGGGTGGCCGGCAGCCGGGCCACCGCGAGCCAACTGCTCGATCTGGCCCAGACCGAGCCGGTACGCCGCCGCTTCCGCTTCACCGACGACGATCTGGACACCATCACCGCCTGGGTCCGGGAGTCGGGCGTGCGCTGGGCGTTCGACCAGGACCACCGCGAACCGTACGGCCTGGCCGACTACCCGCAGAACACCTGGCGCTTCGGTCTCGACCGGATCCTGGCCGGGGTGACGATGTCCGCCGACGCGCACGCCTGGATCAACACCACGCTGCCGCTCGACGACGTCGGCAGCACCCGGATCGAGCTGGCCGGCCGGTTCGCCGAGTACGTCGACCGGTTGCAGGCGGCAACAGAACGGCTCGACGGCACCCGGCCGCTGGCGGACTGGCTGGACGCCCTGCGCGACGGCATCGACCAGCTGACCCGGGTCGTTCCCGACGACAACTGGCAGCTCAGCCAGGTGCACCGCGAGTTCGCCGACGTCACTGCCGACGCCGGCGACCTGGCCCGTACCCCGTTGAAGCTGCCCGATGTGCGGGCCCTGCTGTCCAGCCATCTGGCCGGCCGGCCCAGCCGCGCGAGTTTCCGGACCGGCACCCTGACCGTCTGCACGATGGTCCCGATGCGATCGGTCCCGCATCGCGTGGTCTGCCTGCTCGGTCTCGACGACGGCGTGTTCCCGCGGTTCGGGCTGGCCGACGGCGACGACGTCCTGGCCAGGACGCCGGTGACCGGCGAGCGCGACGTACGCAGCGAGGATCGGCAACTGCTGCTGGACGCGATCCTCGCCGCGACCGAGTCCTTGGTGATCACCTACACCGGAGCCAACGAGTACTCCGGCCAGCGCCGGCCGCCCGCCGTACCGCTGGGTGAACTCCTCGACGTCCTCGACCGCACCACCGAGACGACCGTCCGGGAAGCCGTCCTGATCAAGCACCCGCTGCAGCCCTTCGACCGCCTGAACCTCGAGCCCGGCCGGCTCGGGACGCCGGGCCCGTTCACGTTCGACCCGACCGCGCTGGTCGCGGCGCGTGCCGCGGCCGGGTCGCGGCCACCCCGGCCGGAGTTCCTCGCGGGCCAAGTGGCGGTGCAGGACGGCGAGGATCTGGCGCTGGCCGACCTGCTGGCGTTCTTCCGCCATCCCGTGAAGGGGTACTTCCGCGCGCTCGACCTGACCCTGCCGTGGGAGGTCGACGGGGTGTCGGACGTGCTGCCGGTCGAGATCGACAACCTGCAGAAGTGGTCGGTCGGTGACCGGTTGCTGCGCGACATGCTGTCGGGCGTCAACCCGAACGACGCCCTCCAGGCGGAGTGGCGCCGGGGCACGCTGCCGCCGGGCCGGCTCGGCTGGCGCACCGCCACCGAGGTGCGCGACGAGGCCAAGCAGCTCGCGATCAGCGCGCATCCGCACCGGCAGGCGAGCTCCAGGGCCTTCGACGTGGACGTCGATCTCGGCGGTGGCCGGCGGCTCACCGGGACCGTACCGAGCGTGCACGGCTACCGGCTCGTCTCGGTCAGTTTCTCCCGGCTCGACGCCAAGCAACTGCTGGCCTCGTGGATCCAGTTGCTCGCGCTGTCCGCCCACGACGAGGACCACAACTGGACCGCTCAGGTGATCGGCCGAGGCAGCCGAGGTCCGGCGAGCCGGCAGCTGGGTCCGGTCGGAGCGGAGGCTCGCGCCCTGCTGGCCGATCTGGCCGCGATCTACGACGCCGGCCGGCGGGAACCACTGCCGATCCCGCTCAAGACCTCGTTCGCCTGGCACCAGGCCTGCCGTACCAACGACGACCCGATGACCGCCGCCGGGCGACGCTGGCGCCCGGACAAGTACGACGGCGAGAACGCCGACCCCGCTCACGTCCGGGTCTGGGGTCCGTACGCCCGCCTCGACGCGCTGCTGGACCCGACCCGTCCCGGCGAGGAACGTCCCGGCGAGCCGACCCGGCTCGGCGCGTACGCGGCCAGGATCTGGGAACCGATGCTCCGCTTCGAGCAGGGATCGCGATGA